A single Oryza brachyantha chromosome 8, ObraRS2, whole genome shotgun sequence DNA region contains:
- the LOC102710232 gene encoding translation initiation factor IF-2-like yields MAALASPTSPSSCFLPPHLLLHASTPSGLQQGERGLPLVLLRDGTPATGRGPQHNAILPGRKVATAAPADDTPTQGSGPHTNAVLEVRPRGGGELRLSDPPVQGDGPKINAVLEIKPRGGAPRRPTPPGGAGPKEGTGGRGGAIHAVARSTPQRPGSPAEGAGGNGGAVHAAPAASSS; encoded by the coding sequence ATGGCAGCTCTGGcgtcgccgacctcgccgtcgtcctgcTTCCTCCCGCCGCACCTCCTGCTCCACGCGTCGACGCCTTCCGGCCTGCAGCAGGGCGAGAGGGGCCTGCCGCTCGTGCTGCTGAGGGACGGCACTCCGGCGACGGGCCGAGGCCCGCAGCACAACGCCATCCTCCCCGGGCGGAAggtggccacggcggcgccggcggacgaCACTCCGACGCAAGGGTCAGGCCCCCACACCAATGCCGTCCTCGAGGTCAGGCccaggggaggaggggagctcCGGCTGTCCGACCCGCCGGTGCAAGGCGACGGCCCCAAGATCAACGCCGTCCTCGAGATCAAGCCCCGGGGAGGAGCGCCCAGACGGCCCACGccgcccggcggcgccggaccTAAGGAAGGCAccggaggccgcggcggagccatccacgccgtcgcccgctCCACGCCGCAGAGGCCAGGCTCGCCGGCggagggcgccggcggcaatggcggaGCTGTTCATGCTGCCCCAGCTGCTTCCTCTTCTTGA